A genomic window from Pseudonocardia broussonetiae includes:
- a CDS encoding DUF742 domain-containing protein encodes MPSSADGPPEIGLTGARFGGPSRRRRARSERGEGEQAPAAGPAAPVVPPLPEPGDDGPSVGLTGARFGGASRSRRRTARPGPAALRPAPVHPAPAAAPVEPPPAPAEQTLPVEHLLPVSDLPVPDGAPHAARAESLVRPYVLTGGRTRARVSFAVEALVTATGPARPGEPLDHARIRELCRGPRSVAEVAALLGVPLGVAQVLLADMLDAGAVQVHRTADAGGPDLALMERVLSGLRRL; translated from the coding sequence ATGCCCAGCTCTGCCGACGGCCCCCCGGAGATCGGGCTCACCGGCGCGCGCTTCGGCGGCCCGTCGCGCCGGCGCCGGGCGCGGTCGGAGCGGGGCGAGGGGGAGCAGGCGCCCGCCGCAGGGCCCGCCGCTCCCGTCGTCCCCCCGCTGCCCGAGCCCGGCGACGACGGCCCGTCCGTCGGCCTCACCGGGGCGCGCTTCGGCGGCGCCTCCCGGTCCCGGCGGCGGACCGCGCGTCCCGGGCCGGCCGCCCTGCGTCCCGCGCCGGTCCACCCGGCCCCCGCTGCCGCCCCGGTCGAGCCCCCGCCGGCTCCGGCCGAGCAGACCCTGCCCGTCGAGCACCTCCTCCCGGTGTCGGACCTCCCGGTGCCGGACGGGGCCCCGCACGCGGCACGGGCGGAGTCGCTCGTGCGGCCCTACGTCCTCACCGGCGGCCGCACCCGCGCCCGCGTGTCGTTCGCGGTGGAGGCGCTCGTCACGGCCACCGGCCCCGCGCGCCCGGGGGAGCCGCTCGACCACGCCCGCATCCGTGAGCTGTGCCGCGGCCCGCGCTCGGTCGCCGAGGTCGCCGCGCTGCTGGGCGTCCCGCTCGGCGTGGCGCAGGTCCTGCTGGCCGACATGCTCGACGCCGGGGCCGTGCAGGTCCACCGCACCGCCGACGCCGGCGGTCCCGACCTGGCGCTGATGGAGCGGGTGCTGTCGGGGCTGCGCCGCCTCTGA